A section of the Polynucleobacter sp. AP-Jannik-300A-C4 genome encodes:
- a CDS encoding Bax inhibitor-1 family protein: MSDLNSYGFGQTGSISTPQIRNRVLRNTYALLALSMIPTVIGAWLGVAFGLNFMAGSPFMGFIVFMAIAFGFFWAIEKNKDTGAGVLLLLGFTFFMGIMMSGLVGYTLNSYSNGATLIMLAFGGTAAIFAVMASIATVSKNDFSGMGKWLMVGVLLLIVASLANIWLQLPALMLTVMVLAIAIFSAFILVDVQRIINGGETNYVMATLAIYLDVYNIFTNLLALLGIMGGDRD; this comes from the coding sequence ATGAGTGATCTTAACTCTTACGGCTTTGGGCAAACAGGCTCGATTAGCACCCCACAAATACGCAACCGCGTACTGCGCAATACCTATGCCCTTTTGGCGCTCTCAATGATTCCAACTGTCATTGGCGCATGGCTTGGCGTTGCCTTTGGACTGAACTTCATGGCGGGTAGCCCTTTTATGGGTTTCATCGTCTTTATGGCAATCGCTTTTGGTTTCTTCTGGGCGATTGAGAAAAACAAGGATACCGGAGCTGGTGTCCTGCTATTGCTAGGCTTCACCTTCTTTATGGGCATCATGATGTCTGGCCTAGTAGGTTACACACTCAATAGCTACAGCAATGGTGCTACCTTGATCATGTTGGCCTTTGGCGGTACTGCAGCGATTTTTGCTGTGATGGCCTCAATTGCCACAGTGAGCAAGAACGACTTCTCAGGCATGGGTAAATGGTTGATGGTAGGTGTACTGCTCCTGATCGTGGCTTCTTTAGCCAACATCTGGTTACAGTTACCAGCCTTGATGTTGACTGTCATGGTCTTGGCCATCGCAATCTTTTCAGCCTTTATCTTGGTTGATGTACAACGCATCATCAACGGCGGTGAGACCAACTACGTAATGGCTACTTTGGCTATTTACCTGGATGTGTACAACATCTTCACCAACTTGCTCGCCCTCTTAGGCATTATGGGCGGTGACAGAGACTAA
- the rlmD gene encoding 23S rRNA (uracil(1939)-C(5))-methyltransferase RlmD: MRRGEKPVHIVVTEPVRVDSLDLDAQGIARLALTEEEAGHELDSGQSGKVIFIKGALPTELVTYVVTQDKARFSKAKVLNILKPAVFRAEPKCKAFGVCGGCTMQHLDIRAQVAMKQRVLEDDLKHIAKVSPEEILRPMGGPAWEYRHRARLSAVNRSIKKGTVLIGFHEGKSGYVADMTACEILPKHVSDLLPEMRKLVMALSIVDRMPQIEIAVGEPEDPNSDDPKKTKPVTALVFRNLLPLTSADEQLLRDFADKHQVWIWLQPKGIETVAPFYPLTGKLCYRLPEFEIEMPFKPADFTQVNHMMNRALVSRAIRLLEVQANDRVLDLFCGIGNFTLPLARRASKVLGIEGLESLTTRAKANAEHNRLADKVSFMQSNLFEVGAETIASWGKAERWLMDPPREGAMEICQALAQLHEQGSDLPPQRIVYVSCNPKTLARDTDILCHQAAYVLKSAGIVNMFPHTSHVESMAVFERF; the protein is encoded by the coding sequence ATGCGTAGAGGAGAAAAGCCAGTTCACATTGTTGTGACTGAGCCGGTACGAGTAGATTCCCTTGATCTCGATGCACAAGGCATTGCGCGCTTAGCGCTCACTGAAGAAGAGGCTGGGCATGAGCTAGATTCTGGTCAAAGCGGTAAAGTCATTTTTATCAAAGGCGCGCTACCCACCGAGCTAGTCACCTATGTTGTGACGCAAGACAAAGCTCGCTTTAGTAAAGCTAAGGTGCTGAACATTCTCAAGCCTGCAGTATTCAGAGCGGAACCTAAATGCAAAGCCTTTGGTGTTTGCGGTGGCTGCACCATGCAGCACTTGGATATTCGGGCTCAAGTAGCCATGAAACAGCGCGTTCTTGAGGATGATCTAAAGCACATAGCAAAAGTTTCCCCTGAAGAAATTCTTCGGCCGATGGGGGGTCCTGCTTGGGAATATCGTCATCGCGCACGCTTAAGTGCTGTCAATCGTTCCATTAAAAAAGGAACGGTGTTGATTGGATTTCATGAGGGCAAGAGTGGCTATGTCGCGGATATGACGGCTTGTGAGATTTTGCCAAAGCATGTTTCTGATCTGTTGCCCGAGATGCGTAAATTGGTTATGGCTCTTTCTATCGTCGATCGTATGCCGCAAATTGAAATCGCAGTAGGTGAACCTGAGGATCCCAATTCAGATGACCCCAAAAAAACAAAGCCAGTCACTGCACTGGTATTCAGAAACCTCTTGCCACTAACGTCAGCAGATGAACAGTTGCTCCGAGATTTTGCAGATAAGCATCAAGTTTGGATATGGTTGCAACCCAAAGGTATAGAAACCGTTGCACCGTTCTATCCTCTAACAGGCAAGCTATGCTACCGTTTACCTGAGTTCGAAATCGAAATGCCATTTAAGCCGGCCGATTTCACACAGGTCAATCATATGATGAACCGTGCCTTGGTGAGTAGGGCGATTCGTCTCCTAGAGGTTCAAGCAAATGATCGGGTGCTTGATTTGTTTTGTGGCATTGGTAATTTCACTCTACCGCTGGCAAGAAGGGCAAGCAAAGTTCTGGGTATTGAGGGTTTAGAAAGTCTTACTACCAGAGCCAAAGCCAATGCAGAGCATAACCGGCTCGCAGATAAAGTCAGTTTTATGCAAAGCAATTTATTTGAAGTGGGCGCAGAGACAATCGCCTCGTGGGGCAAAGCTGAGCGTTGGTTGATGGATCCCCCGCGTGAGGGTGCCATGGAAATTTGCCAGGCCTTAGCTCAACTCCATGAGCAAGGCAGTGATCTACCGCCACAACGCATTGTGTATGTGTCCTGCAATCCCAAGACCTTAGCTAGAGATACGGACATTCTCTGTCATCAGGCTGCTTATGTTCTCAAGAGTGCGGGGATCGTTAATATGTTCCCCCACACATCCCATGTGGAGTCAATGGCAGTATTTGAAAGATTCTAG
- the rlmN gene encoding 23S rRNA (adenine(2503)-C(2))-methyltransferase RlmN codes for MAAYVAGLNEKPFRAKQLMQWIHQRGVSDINDMSDLAKSFRATLLDKAQVLSLPVIKDEHAADGTRKWLLDVGAGNAVESVFIPEDDRGTLCISSQAGCAVNCRFCSTGHQGFSRNLTAGEIIGQLWFAEHLLRTDPNAVRRIEKYPTPGWEHTGRVISNVVLMGMGEPLLNYDNVVTALRLMLDDRAYGLSRRRVTVSTSGVVPMIDRLAQDCPVALAVSLHAPNDKLRDQLVPLNQKYPLRELLAACERYLPFAPRDFLTFEYCMLDGVNDSDIQAKELVRLLANIKCKINLIPFNPFPESGLKRSPAQRVHAFASILLDAGMVATVRKTRGDDIAAACGQLAGDVVDRTRVRERAVHDKQINLDQEDDVDSLDDEEIEQEYQSEHSVQWLKRLDD; via the coding sequence ATGGCAGCGTATGTCGCGGGGTTGAATGAAAAGCCCTTTAGGGCTAAGCAACTCATGCAGTGGATACACCAACGTGGAGTATCCGACATCAACGACATGAGTGATTTGGCAAAAAGCTTTAGAGCAACACTGCTCGATAAAGCGCAAGTTCTTTCTCTCCCAGTCATTAAAGACGAGCATGCAGCTGACGGCACCCGCAAGTGGTTGCTCGATGTTGGAGCTGGCAATGCCGTGGAGTCTGTATTTATTCCTGAAGATGATCGTGGCACCTTGTGCATTTCATCTCAGGCTGGTTGTGCGGTCAATTGCCGTTTTTGCTCAACCGGGCATCAGGGCTTCTCACGCAATCTCACCGCCGGTGAAATCATTGGGCAACTCTGGTTTGCAGAGCATTTACTCCGCACGGATCCAAATGCAGTACGTCGTATTGAGAAATACCCAACCCCAGGTTGGGAACACACCGGTCGCGTGATCTCGAATGTGGTCTTGATGGGTATGGGCGAACCTTTGCTTAACTATGACAACGTAGTTACTGCTTTGCGTTTAATGCTTGATGACCGAGCCTATGGTTTATCGCGTCGTCGTGTAACCGTATCCACTTCTGGCGTTGTGCCAATGATTGATCGCTTGGCTCAGGATTGCCCGGTAGCATTAGCGGTGTCTTTGCATGCCCCGAATGACAAGTTGCGCGATCAGCTTGTTCCGCTCAATCAAAAATATCCTTTAAGGGAGTTACTTGCTGCGTGCGAACGGTATTTGCCGTTTGCCCCGAGGGATTTCTTGACCTTTGAATACTGCATGCTTGATGGTGTGAATGACTCTGATATTCAGGCGAAAGAGTTGGTGCGCTTATTAGCGAACATCAAGTGCAAGATCAACCTCATTCCATTTAATCCTTTCCCAGAGTCTGGATTGAAGCGCTCACCAGCCCAGCGCGTTCACGCCTTTGCCAGCATTCTGTTGGACGCTGGCATGGTAGCCACAGTGCGTAAGACCCGTGGTGATGATATTGCAGCAGCCTGTGGTCAGTTAGCAGGTGATGTGGTCGATCGTACCCGAGTACGAGAGCGTGCCGTGCATGACAAGCAGATCAATCTCGATCAAGAAGATGATGTTGATAGTCTTGATGATGAAGAAATCGAGCAAGAGTATCAGTCCGAGCACTCAGTGCAGTGGCTCAAAAGATTAGACGACTGA
- the ndk gene encoding nucleoside-diphosphate kinase, whose protein sequence is MAIERTLSIIKPDAVAKNVIGKIYDRFESAGLKIVASRMAHLSQAEAEQFYAVHAARPFFKDLVSFMISGPVMIQVLEGEGAIAKNRDLMGATDPKKADKGTIRADFADSIDANAVHGSDAPETAAVEVAFFFAGMNVFNR, encoded by the coding sequence ATGGCTATCGAACGCACCCTTTCTATTATCAAACCTGATGCTGTTGCAAAAAACGTGATCGGCAAGATCTACGACCGTTTCGAATCTGCTGGTTTGAAGATTGTTGCGTCCAGAATGGCGCATTTGTCACAAGCTGAAGCTGAGCAGTTCTACGCTGTGCATGCTGCCCGTCCTTTCTTTAAAGATTTGGTGAGCTTCATGATTTCTGGTCCTGTCATGATTCAGGTATTGGAAGGCGAAGGCGCAATTGCTAAGAACCGTGACTTGATGGGCGCTACTGATCCTAAGAAAGCCGACAAAGGTACTATCCGTGCTGACTTTGCTGACAGCATTGATGCAAATGCTGTTCATGGCTCTGATGCTCCTGAAACTGCTGCTGTCGAAGTTGCATTCTTCTTCGCTGGCATGAACGTTTTCAATCGTTAA
- a CDS encoding peptidoglycan DD-metalloendopeptidase family protein, whose amino-acid sequence MKNPINPMFRYLLLLLAIATLAFNVGCSTTPRAKPANVVDRSGGASEPTPPGYYRVKRGDTLARIALDNGQSPRDLAQWNNLSNPNLIEVGDLILVRPPASSKLTVKPIPKTASDTPKADVPKMDAAKEAPKEVVAEPGIRLSWPAKGKVTEEFSEKTKGIDIAGKLGEPITAASDGKVVYAGNSLRGYGNLVIIKHDNTYLTAYAHNRMLSVKEGDAVKKDQKIAEMGDTDTNSVKLHFELRVNGKPVNPTPYLQ is encoded by the coding sequence ATGAAAAACCCAATAAACCCTATGTTTAGATATCTTCTATTGCTTCTGGCAATTGCTACTTTGGCATTCAATGTCGGTTGCTCGACCACACCTAGGGCTAAGCCAGCGAATGTGGTTGATCGAAGTGGTGGAGCTAGTGAGCCTACACCGCCTGGATACTATCGCGTCAAACGTGGCGATACTCTGGCTCGGATTGCTTTAGATAATGGACAATCTCCGCGAGATTTAGCGCAGTGGAATAATTTATCCAACCCAAACTTAATTGAAGTGGGTGACCTCATTTTGGTAAGGCCTCCAGCTAGCAGCAAATTAACTGTTAAGCCAATTCCAAAAACGGCTAGTGATACTCCGAAAGCGGATGTACCAAAGATGGATGCTGCCAAAGAAGCCCCTAAAGAAGTCGTTGCAGAGCCGGGGATTCGTTTGTCATGGCCAGCTAAAGGCAAGGTCACTGAAGAATTCAGTGAGAAAACTAAAGGCATTGATATCGCTGGTAAGTTAGGAGAACCTATTACCGCAGCATCGGATGGTAAAGTGGTTTACGCTGGTAATAGCTTGCGTGGCTATGGCAACCTTGTCATTATCAAACACGACAACACATATCTCACAGCTTATGCCCATAACCGTATGCTCTCAGTAAAAGAGGGTGATGCGGTGAAGAAGGATCAGAAAATTGCTGAGATGGGAGACACTGATACAAATTCTGTAAAACTCCATTTCGAACTCCGTGTGAATGGCAAGCCAGTAAACCCAACGCCATACTTGCAGTAA
- the ispG gene encoding flavodoxin-dependent (E)-4-hydroxy-3-methylbut-2-enyl-diphosphate synthase yields MSNPSSNLPKLPLGPSPKRATRQATVAWKTNIITVGGDAPVRVQSMTNTDTADALATAIQVKELARAGSEMVRITVDTPAAAEAVPYIREQLDKMDVLVPLIGDFHYNGHTLLNDYPECAKALSKYRINPGNVGKGAKRDPQFAQMIEAACKYDKPIRIGVNWGSLDQDLLASIMDSNAALPEPKTAQEVMIEALIQSALQSAEKAVEFGMNPNQILLSCKVSNVQDLVAVYRDLSRRSDYPLHLGLTEAGMGSKGIVSSTAAMGILLQEGIGDTIRVSLTPDPGAPRENEIIVAQEILQTMGLRNFTPMVIACPGCGRTTSTTFQELAANIQSYLRQQMPVWKKTHPGVEAMNVAVMGCIVNGPGESKHANIGISLPGTGETPAAPVFVDGVKVKTLRGENIAQEFQVIVDDYVNQHYAPK; encoded by the coding sequence ATGAGTAATCCATCTAGCAATCTTCCTAAGTTACCTTTAGGCCCATCGCCTAAAAGAGCTACACGTCAAGCAACGGTTGCTTGGAAAACCAACATCATTACTGTTGGTGGCGATGCGCCAGTACGCGTCCAATCCATGACCAACACCGATACTGCTGATGCGCTTGCTACCGCAATACAGGTGAAAGAGTTAGCTCGCGCAGGATCGGAGATGGTGCGTATTACGGTAGACACACCAGCTGCAGCTGAAGCGGTGCCCTATATTCGTGAGCAGTTAGACAAGATGGATGTCTTGGTGCCATTAATTGGCGACTTTCATTACAACGGCCACACCTTATTGAATGACTATCCAGAGTGCGCCAAAGCTTTATCCAAGTACCGCATTAATCCTGGTAATGTGGGTAAGGGCGCTAAACGCGATCCACAATTTGCGCAAATGATCGAAGCGGCATGCAAGTATGACAAGCCCATTCGGATTGGTGTGAACTGGGGTAGCTTAGATCAAGACTTGCTAGCTAGCATTATGGATAGCAATGCCGCATTGCCTGAACCGAAGACTGCGCAGGAAGTCATGATTGAGGCATTAATTCAGTCGGCATTGCAGTCTGCAGAAAAGGCTGTGGAGTTCGGCATGAACCCCAATCAAATTTTGCTGTCTTGTAAGGTCAGCAATGTGCAAGATTTGGTGGCCGTGTATCGCGATCTCTCTCGGCGATCAGATTACCCATTGCATTTAGGTCTCACGGAAGCGGGTATGGGAAGTAAAGGTATTGTGTCTTCAACAGCGGCCATGGGTATTTTGTTGCAAGAGGGCATTGGTGACACGATTCGAGTCTCCCTGACTCCTGATCCAGGTGCCCCACGTGAGAATGAAATTATTGTGGCGCAAGAAATTTTGCAAACCATGGGCTTGCGTAATTTCACGCCGATGGTGATTGCATGCCCTGGTTGCGGCAGAACGACCAGCACCACTTTTCAAGAGTTGGCTGCCAATATTCAATCCTATCTGCGTCAACAAATGCCGGTCTGGAAAAAAACCCATCCTGGTGTTGAAGCAATGAATGTTGCAGTTATGGGTTGCATCGTCAATGGTCCGGGTGAGAGTAAACACGCTAATATCGGTATCTCTTTACCGGGTACTGGCGAGACTCCTGCTGCACCAGTGTTTGTGGATGGGGTTAAAGTCAAGACTCTGCGTGGCGAGAATATTGCCCAAGAGTTTCAGGTGATTGTGGACGATTACGTCAACCAACATTACGCTCCTAAATAA
- a CDS encoding 3'-5' exonuclease — translation MATVLVFDIETIPDVAGLRRLNEYPDALSDSELAAKAMAERAEKTGSEFLPLYLQRICAISCVIRRTTKDGSPQIKVGTLGTAQDDEKVLIQTFFELVEKYTPQLVSWNGSGFDLPVLHYRALANHVQAPRYWEMGESQENDSREFKWNNYISRYHMRHLDLMDLLAKFNGRANAPLDGLAKLCGFPGKMGMDGSQVWPAYQEGRIDEIRRYCETDVVNTYLMYCRFQLMRGGFSLEEYKEEITFVKAYLEKESQEPHGEQWQEYLQDFAPDA, via the coding sequence ATGGCAACAGTTCTCGTTTTCGATATTGAAACTATTCCGGATGTAGCAGGATTACGTCGTCTCAATGAATATCCGGATGCACTCTCAGATAGCGAGCTTGCTGCCAAAGCAATGGCAGAGCGGGCGGAGAAAACCGGTAGTGAGTTTCTGCCACTGTATCTACAACGGATTTGTGCTATTTCCTGCGTTATTCGTAGAACAACTAAAGATGGCTCACCCCAAATTAAAGTAGGCACCCTAGGCACAGCGCAAGATGATGAGAAGGTATTGATACAAACCTTCTTTGAGTTAGTAGAGAAATATACCCCGCAGTTGGTTTCCTGGAATGGCAGTGGTTTTGACCTGCCAGTTCTGCACTACCGTGCGCTAGCAAATCATGTGCAAGCACCACGCTATTGGGAAATGGGGGAGAGCCAAGAAAACGATAGCCGTGAATTTAAGTGGAACAACTACATCAGTCGTTATCACATGCGTCATCTGGACTTGATGGATCTCTTGGCTAAATTTAATGGTCGCGCGAATGCCCCCTTGGATGGTCTGGCAAAACTTTGTGGCTTCCCCGGCAAGATGGGAATGGATGGCAGTCAAGTGTGGCCTGCCTATCAAGAGGGTAGGATTGATGAGATTCGTCGCTATTGCGAAACCGATGTGGTTAACACTTATCTGATGTACTGCCGCTTTCAGTTGATGCGTGGTGGCTTCTCATTGGAAGAATACAAAGAAGAAATCACTTTCGTAAAAGCCTACTTAGAAAAAGAATCTCAAGAGCCGCATGGCGAGCAGTGGCAAGAATATCTCCAGGATTTTGCTCCCGATGCGTAG